A DNA window from Solanum lycopersicum chromosome 3, SLM_r2.1 contains the following coding sequences:
- the ERF52 gene encoding ethylene-responsive transcription factor 52, producing the protein MSRPQQKYRGVRQRHWGSWVSEIRHPSLKTRIWLGTYETSEDAARAYDEAARLMCGSTARTNFPYNATESSRFLSSALIAKLQRCNMSSLTATSRRPGKTRLEDKKENEISTLVRDTGDGEERQSESASQQYMKALEDEHIEQMIEELLDYGSIEMCSVRNE; encoded by the exons ATGTCTCGACCACAACAAAAATATCGAGGTGTTCGCCAGCGCCATTGGGGATCTTGGGTTTCCGAAATTCGTCATCCTTCATT GAAAACACGGATATGGCTGGGAACCTATGAGACATCAGAGGATGCTGCGAGGGCATATGATGAAGCAGCGAGACTCATGTGTGGTTCAACAGCACGCACTAATTTCCCATACAATGCAACAGAATCTTCAAGGTTTCTGTCTTCTGCTTTGATAGCTAAACTTCAAAGATGCAACATGTCATCTCTCACTGCTACGTCAAGAAGACCTGGAAAGACAAGATTGGAAGATAAAAAAGAGAACGAGATATCCACGCTTGTTAGAGACACGGGAGATGGAGAAGAAAGGCAGAGTGAGAGTGCATCACAACAATACATGAAGGCACTTGAAGATGAACATATAGAACAGATGATTGAGGAATTGCTTGATTATGGATCTATTGAGATGTGTTCTGTTCGCAATGAATAA
- the LOC101266320 gene encoding plasma membrane ATPase 4 isoform X1 yields the protein MADQKETVSLDDIKKENVDLETIPVEDVFRILVSSKEGLGSQDATKRLQVFGQNKLEEKKENKVLKFFGFMWNPLSWVMEIAAIIAIVLANGQHRPPDWQDFLGIVILLVINSTVSFIEENNAGNAAAALMAGLAPKTKVIRDGSWKEMDAALLVPGDVISIKLGDIVPADARLLDGDPLKIDQSALTGESLPVTKYPGEGVYSGSTCKQGEIEAVVIATGISTFFGKAAHLVDSTNNVGHFQKVLTAIGNFCICSILVGIIIEILVMYPIQHRKYRDGIDNLLVLLIGGIPIAMPTVLSVTMAIGSHKLSEQGAITKRMTAIEEMAGMDVLCSDKTGTLTLNKLEVDKSLVEVFAKDMDQDTVILLGARASRVENQDAIDACIVGMLADAKEARAGIQEVHFLPFNPVDKRTAITYIDTNGNWHRVSKGAPEQIVDLCRLSEHVKRKVHSIIDKFAERGLRSLAVAQQTVPEKTKESPGSPWVFVGLLPLFDPPRHDSAETIRRALVLGVNVKMITGDQLAIGKETGRRLGMGTNMYPSSSLLGQHKDESIANLPVDELIEMADGFAGVFPEHKYEIVKKLQQRKHICGMTGDGVNDAPALKKADIGIAVADATDAARSASDIVLTEPGLSVIVSAVLTSRAIFQRMKNYTIYAVSITIRIVLGFMLIALIWKFDFSPFMVLIIAILNDGTIMTISKDKVKPSPMPDSWKLREIFATGIVLGTYLAVMTVIFFWLAHQSNFFSQDRFGVRSIRDNVHKLNAALYLQVSIVSQALIFVTRSRSWSYVERPGLLLLAAFFVAQLVATIIAVYANWGFARIHGIGWRWAGVIWLYSIIFYIPLDFLKFAIRYILSGRAWNSMIDNKVAFTNKKDYGRGEREAQWALAQRTLHGLHPPDSSKMYDNKSYNELSEIAEHAKRRAEVARLRELHTLKGHVESVVKLKGLDIETIQQHYTV from the exons ATGGCGGATCAAAAGGAAACCGTTAGCTTGGATGATATCAAGAAGGAGAACGTTGACCTT GAAACAATACCAGTGGAGGATGTATTTAGGATATTGGTAAGTTCCAAGGAGGGATTGGGATCTCAGGATGCAACTAAAAGGCTTCAAGTGTTTGGCCAAAACAAACTTGAGGAGAAAAAAGAGAATAAGGTCTTAAAATTTTTCGGTTTCATGTGGAATCCCTTGTCATGGGTTATGGAAATTGCTGCTATCATTGCTATTGTATTGGCAAATGGACAGCATAGGCCACCAGATTGGCAAGATTTTCTGGGAATTGTGATCTTGCTTGTCATCAACTCTACGGTTAGTTTCATAGAAGAAAATAATGCAGGCAATGCTGCAGCAGCCCTCATGGCTGGTCTTGCTCCTAAGACGAAGGTGATAAGAGATGGAAGCTGGAAGGAGATGGATGCAGCATTGTTAGTACCAGGGGATGTGATAAGTATTAAGTTGGGGGATATTGTACCGGCTGATGCTCGTCTACTTGATGGAGATCCTTTGAAGATTGATCAATCTGCTCTTACGGGTGAGTCATTACCCGTGACAAAGTACCCAGGGGAGGGAGTTTACTCTGGTTCCACATGTAAACAAGGTGAGATTGAGGCTGTTGTTATTGCAACTGGAATCAGCACCTTTTTCGGAAAAGCTGCTCATCTTGTTGATAGTACCAATAATGTTGGCCACTTCCAGAAG GTGTTGACAGCAATTGGTAACTTCTGCATATGCTCTATTCTAGTTGGAATCATCATAGAAATACTGGTGATGTACCCAATTCAGCACAGGAAGTACAGAGATGGAATTGATAATCTGCTTGTTCTTCTCATTGGAGGGATTCCAATAGCCATGCCTACTGTATTATCGGTCACTATGGCTATTGGATCTCACAAATTGTCAGAACAAGGTGCCATTACTAAGAGGATGACTGCTATAGAGGAGATGGCTGGAATGGATGTTCTTTGTAGTGACAAGACAGGAACTCTTACACTAAACAAGCTTGAAGTAGACAAAAGTTTAGTCGAG GTCTTCGCAAAGGATATGGACCAAGATACCGTTATTCTTCTTGGGGCCAGAGCTTCAAGGGTTGAAAACCAGGATGCTATTGATGCTTGCATAGTTGGAATGCTAGCAGATGCCAAGGAG GCTAGAGCTGGGATTCAAGAAGTGCACTTCCTGCCTTTTAACCCTGTTGACAAGCGTACAGCTATTACTTACATAGACACCAATGGCAATTGGCATAGGGTTAGCAAAGGTGCACCAGAACAG ATTGTTGATCTTTGTCGCCTAAGTGAGCATGTAAAGAGGAAAGTTCACTCCATCATTGACAAGTTTGCTGAACGTGGTCTTCGCTCTCTTGCAGTGGCTCAACAG ACTGTACCAGAGAAGACAAAGGAAAGTCCAGGATCGCCTTGGGTTTTTGTAGGGCTCTTGCCTCTTTTTGACCCTCCAAGGCATGATAGTGCAGAAACAATTAGGCGTGCCCTTGTCCTTGGTGTCAACGTAAAAATGATAACTGGCGATCAGCTTGCCATAGGCAAGGAGACTGGTCGTAGGCTTGGCATGGGAACAAACATGTATCCCTCTTCCTCCCTCCTGGGGCAGCACAAGGATGAAAGTATAGCTAACCTCCCTGTGGATGAACTCATCGAGATGGCTGATGGCTTTGCTGGAGTCTTTCCAG AGCACAAATATGAGATTGTGAAGAAGCTCCAACAAAGAAAGCACATTTGTGGTATGACAGGAGATGGTGTGAATGACGCCCCTGCTTTGAAGAAAGCAGATATAGGCATAGCTGTGGCTGATGCTACTGATGCTGCTCGTAGTGCATCAGACATAGTTCTCACAGAGCCAGGATTAAGTGTGATAGTGAGTGCTGTTTTGACTAGCCGAGCCATATTCCAGAGGAtgaagaattatacaatttatgcTGTTTCCATAACCATCCGAATCGTGCTAGGCTTCATGCTCATTGCACTAATCTGGAAGTTTGATTTCTCACCTTTCATGGTTCTTATCATTGCCATTCTCAATGATGGAACCATCATGACCATATCTAAAGATAAGGTGAAGCCGTCACCCATGCCTGATTCATGGAAACTGAGAGAAATATTTGCCACTGGCATAGTTCTTGGTACTTACCTAGCCGTGATGACTGTTATCTTCTTTTGGCTTGCTCACCAGTCAAATTTCTTCAGT CAGGACAGGTTTGGTGTAAGATCGATTAGAGACAATGTACACAAACTCAATGCTGCACTGTATCTTCAAGTCAGCATTGTTAGTCAGGCACTCATTTTCGTAACTAGGTCAAGGAGTTGGTCTTACGTAGAACGACCTGGTCTCCTTCTGTTAGCTGCTTTTTTTGTAGCACAGCTG GTAGCCACCATAATTGCAGTATATGCGAACTGGGGTTTTGCCAGGATCCATGGAATTGGTTGGCGTTGGGCTGGTGTTATTTGGCTTTACAGTATTATTTTCTACATACCTCTAGATTTTCTAAAATTCGCAATCAGATACATTTTGAGTGGCAGAGCCTGGAACAGTATGATTGACAACAAG GTTGCTTTCACAAACAAGAAGGATTATGGTAGGGGAGAAAGAGAGGCACAATGGGCATTGGCTCAACGCACATTGCACGGACTTCACCCTCCCGATTCTTCAAAGATGTATGACAACAAAAGCTATAATGAATTGTCTGAAATAGCTGAGCATGCCAAACGTCGTGCTGAAGTTGCAAG GCTAAGAGAGCTTCATACACTCAAGGGGCACGTGGAGTCAGTGGTGAAGCTCAAGGGACTTGACATTGAGACAATTCAGCAACATTACACGGTGTAG
- the LOC101266320 gene encoding plasma membrane ATPase 4 isoform X2 codes for MADQKETVSLDDIKKENVDLETIPVEDVFRILVSSKEGLGSQDATKRLQVFGQNKLEEKKENKVLKFFGFMWNPLSWVMEIAAIIAIVLANGQHRPPDWQDFLGIVILLVINSTVSFIEENNAGNAAAALMAGLAPKTKVIRDGSWKEMDAALLVPGDVISIKLGDIVPADARLLDGDPLKIDQSALTGESLPVTKYPGEGVYSGSTCKQGEIEAVVIATGISTFFGKAAHLVDSTNNVGHFQKVLTAIGNFCICSILVGIIIEILVMYPIQHRKYRDGIDNLLVLLIGGIPIAMPTVLSVTMAIGSHKLSEQGAITKRMTAIEEMAGMDVLCSDKTGTLTLNKLEVDKSLVEVFAKDMDQDTVILLGARASRVENQDAIDACIVGMLADAKEARAGIQEVHFLPFNPVDKRTAITYIDTNGNWHRVSKGAPEQIVDLCRLSEHVKRKVHSIIDKFAERGLRSLAVAQQTVPEKTKESPGSPWVFVGLLPLFDPPRHDSAETIRRALVLGVNVKMITGDQLAIGKETGRRLGMGTNMYPSSSLLGQHKDESIANLPVDELIEMADGFAGVFPEHKYEIVKKLQQRKHICGMTGDGVNDAPALKKADIGIAVADATDAARSASDIVLTEPGLSVIVSAVLTSRAIFQRMKNYTIYAVSITIRIVLGFMLIALIWKFDFSPFMVLIIAILNDGTIMTISKDKVKPSPMPDSWKLREIFATGIVLGTYLAVMTVIFFWLAHQSNFFSDRFGVRSIRDNVHKLNAALYLQVSIVSQALIFVTRSRSWSYVERPGLLLLAAFFVAQLVATIIAVYANWGFARIHGIGWRWAGVIWLYSIIFYIPLDFLKFAIRYILSGRAWNSMIDNKVAFTNKKDYGRGEREAQWALAQRTLHGLHPPDSSKMYDNKSYNELSEIAEHAKRRAEVARLRELHTLKGHVESVVKLKGLDIETIQQHYTV; via the exons ATGGCGGATCAAAAGGAAACCGTTAGCTTGGATGATATCAAGAAGGAGAACGTTGACCTT GAAACAATACCAGTGGAGGATGTATTTAGGATATTGGTAAGTTCCAAGGAGGGATTGGGATCTCAGGATGCAACTAAAAGGCTTCAAGTGTTTGGCCAAAACAAACTTGAGGAGAAAAAAGAGAATAAGGTCTTAAAATTTTTCGGTTTCATGTGGAATCCCTTGTCATGGGTTATGGAAATTGCTGCTATCATTGCTATTGTATTGGCAAATGGACAGCATAGGCCACCAGATTGGCAAGATTTTCTGGGAATTGTGATCTTGCTTGTCATCAACTCTACGGTTAGTTTCATAGAAGAAAATAATGCAGGCAATGCTGCAGCAGCCCTCATGGCTGGTCTTGCTCCTAAGACGAAGGTGATAAGAGATGGAAGCTGGAAGGAGATGGATGCAGCATTGTTAGTACCAGGGGATGTGATAAGTATTAAGTTGGGGGATATTGTACCGGCTGATGCTCGTCTACTTGATGGAGATCCTTTGAAGATTGATCAATCTGCTCTTACGGGTGAGTCATTACCCGTGACAAAGTACCCAGGGGAGGGAGTTTACTCTGGTTCCACATGTAAACAAGGTGAGATTGAGGCTGTTGTTATTGCAACTGGAATCAGCACCTTTTTCGGAAAAGCTGCTCATCTTGTTGATAGTACCAATAATGTTGGCCACTTCCAGAAG GTGTTGACAGCAATTGGTAACTTCTGCATATGCTCTATTCTAGTTGGAATCATCATAGAAATACTGGTGATGTACCCAATTCAGCACAGGAAGTACAGAGATGGAATTGATAATCTGCTTGTTCTTCTCATTGGAGGGATTCCAATAGCCATGCCTACTGTATTATCGGTCACTATGGCTATTGGATCTCACAAATTGTCAGAACAAGGTGCCATTACTAAGAGGATGACTGCTATAGAGGAGATGGCTGGAATGGATGTTCTTTGTAGTGACAAGACAGGAACTCTTACACTAAACAAGCTTGAAGTAGACAAAAGTTTAGTCGAG GTCTTCGCAAAGGATATGGACCAAGATACCGTTATTCTTCTTGGGGCCAGAGCTTCAAGGGTTGAAAACCAGGATGCTATTGATGCTTGCATAGTTGGAATGCTAGCAGATGCCAAGGAG GCTAGAGCTGGGATTCAAGAAGTGCACTTCCTGCCTTTTAACCCTGTTGACAAGCGTACAGCTATTACTTACATAGACACCAATGGCAATTGGCATAGGGTTAGCAAAGGTGCACCAGAACAG ATTGTTGATCTTTGTCGCCTAAGTGAGCATGTAAAGAGGAAAGTTCACTCCATCATTGACAAGTTTGCTGAACGTGGTCTTCGCTCTCTTGCAGTGGCTCAACAG ACTGTACCAGAGAAGACAAAGGAAAGTCCAGGATCGCCTTGGGTTTTTGTAGGGCTCTTGCCTCTTTTTGACCCTCCAAGGCATGATAGTGCAGAAACAATTAGGCGTGCCCTTGTCCTTGGTGTCAACGTAAAAATGATAACTGGCGATCAGCTTGCCATAGGCAAGGAGACTGGTCGTAGGCTTGGCATGGGAACAAACATGTATCCCTCTTCCTCCCTCCTGGGGCAGCACAAGGATGAAAGTATAGCTAACCTCCCTGTGGATGAACTCATCGAGATGGCTGATGGCTTTGCTGGAGTCTTTCCAG AGCACAAATATGAGATTGTGAAGAAGCTCCAACAAAGAAAGCACATTTGTGGTATGACAGGAGATGGTGTGAATGACGCCCCTGCTTTGAAGAAAGCAGATATAGGCATAGCTGTGGCTGATGCTACTGATGCTGCTCGTAGTGCATCAGACATAGTTCTCACAGAGCCAGGATTAAGTGTGATAGTGAGTGCTGTTTTGACTAGCCGAGCCATATTCCAGAGGAtgaagaattatacaatttatgcTGTTTCCATAACCATCCGAATCGTGCTAGGCTTCATGCTCATTGCACTAATCTGGAAGTTTGATTTCTCACCTTTCATGGTTCTTATCATTGCCATTCTCAATGATGGAACCATCATGACCATATCTAAAGATAAGGTGAAGCCGTCACCCATGCCTGATTCATGGAAACTGAGAGAAATATTTGCCACTGGCATAGTTCTTGGTACTTACCTAGCCGTGATGACTGTTATCTTCTTTTGGCTTGCTCACCAGTCAAATTTCTTCAGT GACAGGTTTGGTGTAAGATCGATTAGAGACAATGTACACAAACTCAATGCTGCACTGTATCTTCAAGTCAGCATTGTTAGTCAGGCACTCATTTTCGTAACTAGGTCAAGGAGTTGGTCTTACGTAGAACGACCTGGTCTCCTTCTGTTAGCTGCTTTTTTTGTAGCACAGCTG GTAGCCACCATAATTGCAGTATATGCGAACTGGGGTTTTGCCAGGATCCATGGAATTGGTTGGCGTTGGGCTGGTGTTATTTGGCTTTACAGTATTATTTTCTACATACCTCTAGATTTTCTAAAATTCGCAATCAGATACATTTTGAGTGGCAGAGCCTGGAACAGTATGATTGACAACAAG GTTGCTTTCACAAACAAGAAGGATTATGGTAGGGGAGAAAGAGAGGCACAATGGGCATTGGCTCAACGCACATTGCACGGACTTCACCCTCCCGATTCTTCAAAGATGTATGACAACAAAAGCTATAATGAATTGTCTGAAATAGCTGAGCATGCCAAACGTCGTGCTGAAGTTGCAAG GCTAAGAGAGCTTCATACACTCAAGGGGCACGTGGAGTCAGTGGTGAAGCTCAAGGGACTTGACATTGAGACAATTCAGCAACATTACACGGTGTAG